The Lutibacter sp. A64 genome segment AAAAGTAGAAGATTCATTAGTTGTTTTGTTGTTTATATTGCCAATATTATAACCTGTATATAGCGTTAATAAAATTAAAGATATTGCCATAATTGGTTGAAAAAGTCTTTTTACAAAGTATGTGTTATAACTACTTTTTGGACCTTTATTTTCAGTGATTTTATTCATAATTTCCATATATAAATATGGATTGTCTTCTAATTTTTCCTTTTCATTAGTTAAACTGTAAGTCACTTTTAACTCATTTATTTTGCTCTTATATTTCTCTGAATTATTTATAATACTGCCTACCCGTGTCATTTCTTTAGGGGAAAGTTCTTTGTTAAAGAATTTCAATAATGTATTATTTGATAATTGAGTTTTCATTGTGTTGCTTTTACTTATTTGACACCGTTTATAGAATAAACTTTTGCTTTATTTTATTTTTTTCAAAATATTTTTTTGAACATTTATTTTAGCCCTATGAATAAGTCCTTCTACTGAAGCCAATGACACATTCATAATTTCGGCTATTTCTTGATAAGAAATCTCTTCATATTTATGAAGAATAAAAGCTATTTTTTGATTTTCGGGAAGTAATTGTATTGATTCTCTTAATATATTTAGCCGTTTTATTTTAATAGAATCAGATTCTTCTTCTATTGAAGTTGGCTCTTCTATTTGTTGTTCGTATTTGGTATTTTTATTAAATATGTTGTCAATACTGTTAAAAATATTTCTTTTTTTATTGTCTCTAATAAAATTGAGTGATTTATTTACAGCAATTCTATACAACCAAGTTGATAATTTAGATTGATAATTGAAATTTTTTATAGATTCATATACTTTAATAAAAACTTCTTGTGTAATATCTTCCGCATCGTTTTTGTTATGTGTAAAATGAAAGCAAGTATTTAAAACAAGAGATTGATACTTATCAACTAATATCTTAAAATACAGTTTATTTCCATCTATTATTCCTGAAACTAATTCTTCATCTGTCATTTATTGCTGCATCATTTATATAGGTTAGACACAAATAAAATTAGAAACTTTTGAGTTAAATCTTTTTTTTTAATATAAATAATTTCCGATGTTTTTTTATTCTACTAACGGCCACCGTTGTTGTATATGGTTTGTTGCGTGGTTTAAGCACCTAATTTAGCAAATAAAAACTGAATAGAAAATCCGCAAGGATTTTCGTAAGTAGGTGAGGACTAGCCATTAATTATATACAGCTTAAGTTTGTAATTTATTAAATTAGACAAATAAACAGAAAGCACAAAAGAGAGGAATAAGGTTATTATATACGGAGAGACTTTAGATCTCGTCAATATTGAAAATCCCCTCTTTTTTTCTACACAGATTTCGTACAGTTCTATGAGGCTTTAGACCTCGATTTTAAGTCGTTGAAACTAGCGTAGTATGTCCTTTCAAAAAACATTTTCTTATGAATAAAGATATAAAATATTTTGGACTTGACATCAGTCATTTAGTTTTTGATGTTACAGATTCTTCTGGGAATTATTACCAGTTTAAAAATAGTATTTCGGGCTTTAAAAAGTTTACAAAATTGCTAGATATTAATAGCCATTGTGTTATGGAAGCTACTGGTTATTATCATTATCAATTAGCCTATTATTTACAGTAACAAGGTATTAAAGTTTCAGTAGAGAATCCATTATTTGTAAAACGATTTATTCAGATGAAGTTGTCTAAAATCAAGACAGATAAAAGCGATTCGAAGTTAATTTGTGAGTACGCCAAACATGTTAAATTAAAGCTATGAAAAGGTAATTCTAAGCATCAATTAGAATGCCTTCAAATGACTAGACTCCTTTCTGTGTATACAAAACAAAGCACTATGCTTAAAAATAAATTACATGGAGAAACTGTTTTAGGAAACCCAAGTAAAGCGGTTGTGAGTTCTCTAAAACGTAGTTTAAAGCAGCTTCTGAAAGAAATAAAAATGGTAGAAGATAAACTGATGATTTTAGTGAAGCAAGTACACCAAGATGTTTTAACACGCTTAAAAACGATACCTGGAATTGGAAACAAAACAGCTTTAATGTTAGTTGTTTTAACAGACGGATTTGATCGTTTCACAAGCGGAAGCGAATTATGTAGTTATGCTGGTCTAACCCCTGTGATTAGAAAAAGTGGAAGCAGTGTAAATGGACGACCAAAGATTAGTAAAATAGGAAATCAAAAGCT includes the following:
- a CDS encoding RNA polymerase sigma factor, producing MTDEELVSGIIDGNKLYFKILVDKYQSLVLNTCFHFTHNKNDAEDITQEVFIKVYESIKNFNYQSKLSTWLYRIAVNKSLNFIRDNKKRNIFNSIDNIFNKNTKYEQQIEEPTSIEEESDSIKIKRLNILRESIQLLPENQKIAFILHKYEEISYQEIAEIMNVSLASVEGLIHRAKINVQKNILKKIK